Genomic window (Macrobrachium rosenbergii isolate ZJJX-2024 chromosome 48, ASM4041242v1, whole genome shotgun sequence):
GGGTCTCTACTCACCCCAGGGGCAAAACTTTACCCGTggagcaagaggagtctccctctgctAACCCGACTTTTTCTTCCAGCATGGCAGTTGCTCTCCATGCCGAGCAGGGAACTGACATAGATACAGCCTGGCATTCCCTGTACCCATGTGGCATGCCATCGCTGCAGGGTCTCTTGTCATGCCTGGTGGTAACCCACGCTATCACTACCCTTACCAACAGCACTGTGCCGATGACAGCCTTCGCCAAGGTGCCGGTAATCATCTCGTCTCACCTGGGGACCCAGGTGACCGCCATACCAGCATCCCAGCAAGCAGTGCCGCTGCCTCCAGGCTTCACCATGACTCCACTGTCCCAGGCCGGACCCTCGATGATGGTGACCTCCACGTGCCCCATGTGATGGTTCCAGCCCCTACTGCTCCTGGCTTCACTGGCTCCCAGGCTGTCCTGGCTTCTCTACCTATCCCGGCTATCCCGGTCGCCCCAGTTGCTGCTCCAGGCTTCCCTGGTTCCTGGGCTTTCCTGGCTGCTCCATCTGCCACTGCATGCCTGGTCGCCCCAGTCGCTGCTCCTGGCTTCCCTGGTTCCTGGGCTATCCTGGCTGCCCCTGTTGCTGCTCCCGTAGACGATGTTCCTGCTGCCTGGGTCGCTCATTCCCTGGCCACCCCGGCTGCTCCTGTGatgtctgctgctccctcctggatgggggacttcactgccatcctgaagaagatgccAAAGAAGTCGACGAAGAGGTCTCGGAAGGTGTTGTCGTCTTTGTcttcatcgtcatcgtcatctgCTAcctccaccccttcttcttccaagtcTCGTCAGTCGAAGAAGAGAAGGCGGTCTCTAACCCCACTAAGAAATCCCATCCTGGTACTTTcaaggggctgcctccctccacaggggaagcagtgggatctctcatcgGCTCTTACCAACCTTCGGGTCAGGGAACTGAATCGCTCACCCCTGGGTCTAGTGTATCAGGAGCCTTGGGcatgcagacctcagtttgcacaCCCATTGCCAGTCCTAAGAAATCCTCTTCGAAGGTTGGCACTGTGTCGGACACTCGTTCACGAGCCTTTCCGAGTACCCAGGTCACTAAGGAGACTTGGGTATCCTGAACCAGTGTCAGAGGGTCCACTCACCATACTGATTCGGGCACAGGACAAGGGAAAGAGCcaagacatgcaggtgtctcggctctgCCTGCTGGCACTTCTTCTGATGCCAAGCCAAGTTCCCAGGCTGGTGCTTTGGTCTCTTGGGTCCGAGCatctggagagacagagaggagatcCCCTGTACAGTCTTCTCGTGAGGTTCCGGCCTCAAGAAGATTGGGGCCCATCAAGAAGACAGTGCAAGTTCTCACCAGCCAGCCTTGCGTTTCAACTCCACCCAGTCCCCAGTCCCATTCGCGTGATTGGCCTGGCTCGGTCAAGTCGAGCGCTCGGCTCAGCTCAGCTTGCGTGAACCGCTACATTCTCCTAGGGACAGCACTTCGCCAAGGAAAAGGCACTCTCTTGGACCCAGGTTACTGTCATCACTGTGGGTTGATGACCAGTTTCGCCCTGCTCCTTCTGCTGGTTCCGCCAGCCGGCCTGGCGGGGGTGCCCAAacctcctcacctgtcccctcagcCTCCTGGGGTTTCCCTGAGAGGTGCAAATCGGATAGGAGGAACTCTGGAGAGTCCTCTCCCCAGAGTTTGACTACAAGGGCGTACATTCCTGGCTCGGTTCTTGGATCGACTAGGTTGTATGCCAACGTAGTGCAGGAAGGATCcaaggggtctgccgaggttctccctcctgctggGAGAGTAGATctggaggaccgcaccctggaaggactggAGGATCCTTTCTCCCAGGATGTGGACACCCCCGAGAtgcagaggacttttgcagaggtcattgcgctgatttgtcagcacaacgATCTTGGGGAAGGAACTACAGCCTCGTCTGTAGATCGTCCTTCATGCCTTGAATCCTTCTGGGGTTCCTCGATCAAGTGGATAATCTTCTTTCTGAGCAGGAGAATTCACTTCGATCAAAGGGCTCAGACAAGctgcttcctcttcctctgcctcgacagaagtgCTGTTATACACCCTCAAAGAGGGCATTGCTgaccaagcaggttgacccgTACCTGGTGCGTCTAGGCTTGGGTCTCTCGCTGCAGCATCTTGCTTCGAAAGGGATCTCCCTTTTACATCAAGAAGCGGCGACCCTGGAGGACACTGCCATAGCagctctccaggcagtctcctggctggatctgtggtccttcacagtatccaaagtggctgcctcctcaaGTGCTATCAttcctggggaggactctgctttcagaaggctgtgccagtctggaggtaaaGCCATCTCTTACTTAGTCCAAAAGATGGCAAACCTGTAGCTAAAGAGAAATGATGCGGTCCTTTTTCGTttcgccaggtctgtaggtcccaaatcggcaatgaccctgcagaacagaccgttgctgggttctacctctcttccctagagagctggtagatgctgcagtggaCAAGCGTCGGGCTGAAGACAGCGACTGCCTTGTCcatcaggcagtggccaagacctctgggtcttcgcgcTCCAATgcttcaggacagggatcggctcctcgagttttgccgcgaTCTAGGGATTGTAGTAAAtcttgagaagtcagatctcatccccaagcagtgAATAAAGTACCTGGGTATGCAAATAAATAcagtagcagcaagagtcttcccctcggactctcatatcagcaggatcaggaaggcagcacagctgttcctgtctcaacaggagcagccagctcagCAATGGCAAGGCGTCATTGGTCACCTGTCGTCGTTGGAGAAGATGGTCCCTCATGGGCATCTGCACCTTCGGTCCCTGCAGTGGCGACTGaaggagtactggtcccagtctcgagaccctcagtcctttctcattcctctctatgacaggaacctcttaataggagtatgcctGCATACTCCCATTCTGGACATACTTCTGTTCTCGGATGCTTCGACCAAGGGATTGGGCACACCCCAGGAGGAGTTactgactttgggagtgtggtACCAAGACAAcaggcaccttcacatcaacatcctggaactcaaggcggctTTCTTGGCTCTCCAAGAgcttcaggatcgagtgatgggacactccatggtTTTGACGAGTGACAACACAACGGTAGTGGCATGTCAATGAGCAAGGGGGCCTGGTGTCCCTTAtgcttcatcagttgacaatgcaggcaCATGAGTGGGCtctggctcactcggtagagctgtcagccaagtacagtaagttccaaaagtgaagctacaaatttcagagaATTTCGTTTGAAATTCACCAACTGGCAACTATAACATgtagctgaaaaacttattttctgagttcagccccgtgtcagccggtgaaattccatactaacacgaatttctaggtaaaatattgctaagtataccagagagaaaaaagggctttcaggaatgctggagttactacccccagatcgagcgtcttccataatggagacgtcggtataaccaagggtgagtgaaaggatcacaaccacagagccacactcgatagacatccccatgtcaaaatcccCCGGGAAGAGTagtgagccgttccagcccctaCACTCACCCGCCCTCCAAGCCAGCGACTCCAGCGCCACTtacactcattccattttctagcacgtgatttttTCCTCCCAGGATTTTGTGCTTgtgtttttggctgtttttgCCTTTTTGCCAGCATGTCTTCAAGCAGCTTTTctgtcaccaagttaagtaccatcttattgtggggtttttatgataagtttggctgggTCAGTCCGTAATTTCATATTATATGTGATTGTTGTTATGGCGCACCGTGGCGTCCcctagccagccatgtcgatcatgagATTAAGCCCaaccagcttgttctgtttgggatTTCTCCTTGTTGTTATATTGCTTATCATTATCCCCTGGGTTTCATCCTGGTGGTGTTTCCTAGGCTGGGTTGTATCGGgtgtttctttaaattattttactgatcCTCATGTTAGGTTTCCTTTATTAGGGTTCCCATCATTTCCCGCTTAGGTTCTTCCACCGGGATGTGTTCCCTTGACAGTTTTAgctttatatatcattatagtGTGTCGTGCTGGTGCTATCAGTGTTTTGTTGCCTTGAATTTACATGTTACCGGGGGAGCGTCAGctacattttattgtttatccTGTCGCTCCTCTCGGTTAGGCTACGCGCCTTGCACGAGCACAATTATTCCTGGTTTATGTATATTTAGTGATGGTGATTTATCTGGTTAATTTTGTTGTGTGGGGCTCCCTAGCCTGTCTATGTCTATGTTAGGCTCGTATTTTACTTCCTTGGCCTCCCGCTCTCCTCAGTAGGTTAGGTGTGGGGAGGGATCCccaggttgagggagtttctgttgctgTTCCTTCCACGGGCCGTTGTTTGGGTggtagagtgagaccccattgtcctccccttCTCCACGGAGGGTAGAgtttttctgtgggtgtgtctcctctatgcttttatagcattccctcccctttttctttcggctctggttggttttcagcacggaaatttctctccctgttgtttcctccccctcccttcccttgtCCCCTCCTGTTATTTAGGCTATGCCTGGTGCAGGTGCTGACCTAGGCTATGACTGGGTGTGAGTATGTTGAGGCCTTGGTCACTATCCCTTCCTCCTCTTATTCAGGGGTAGGCTATGTCCTTCCAAGCTGGTATTATTTACGTAGTGTGGTTGCGTGACTGCAGTCGAGCAGGTGAAGTGTCttcccagtctcctgttttcacttgctcTAGCCTACTCCCCATCCCTACCccaccaaccccctccctcccctaccccaccccaggCCAGCTCTTGTCCTCTTCTCGTGTGGGTGACGCCAGCTGGCGTTTTCCCGAGTTTGGGGCTTTCCTGGTGGAGGATTCGCTCCTCCCAGGGCAAGTCCCGGTGGCATTTTCTTGGCTCAATGTTTCGTTAACCTGCTCTCCTAGGATTGAGCAGGTTTTCGAACATTTCAGGGTTACTTTTTCTCAGCTCTTTCGCGTTCACTTGCGTTTGAGATTACCTTAGTTGGGTTGATTGGCGCTACTCCTGCCCTTGTGGATCTCATGATGTTGGTAGCCTCACCCTCCTATTGTTCTCTAGCGGTGGAGGTTTGGGATCTCCGGTGGGGTATCTCCGGACTCTGGAATGTATGATTCATTGTCTTGTTACCAGTTATGTTACTATCTCTTGTATTCTATATGCATTTATCCACTGGCGGAGCGGCTCATCCTCcgctgttatttgtttttcttgttatttttggggTCCGGTGATCctgccctggggttccgccgtttttattGCCGGCATCCCTTGTGGTGGGGCCCTGTTGACTCGGCTCTCTTGTTCCACGAGTATTCCGGTGGTCGGAGGCAGCTTGCTTACGctctatttaatttattgtttggtaggcccgtctctgacggggtTTTTCTTCTGCCGAGTCCTCTGGTAGTACAGTTGAAAATACCTGGGCCCgccttagtttaagtttcttagagtgataggttcatgtacttttcacacttacagactgtgcgttgtgaggagccaggatgcaccgccaccctccatcaaccctacgggcatgtggtgtgccggacccacgctggttgtgcggtccggctggatgATCTCATCGTTTGGCatcctgatggctgtgaggtttgcttcgctttaTGCAgtagcatccaggacgagtcggtaagctattgCCTTTCGTTTTTCACGTTTCTTCAGTCTAATAGTTGTCATATTGTAATCATgtcttttattttacagtatgttAGTCCTGATTGCCTGCCCTTTCAGGCTGACGAGCCTCAAGAAAGAGGCCCTTGaatctctccgcgcctgggtggctgggttggaAGGAACGACCGTCGGGGAAACCCTACGTCCTCGATGGGAAGCCTAAGAgacctgctctacccggcgccCGGGTTGCTACTGCTGTTCCGGCGGAGTTGGCcaccctatcatccagcagatccgggtcgcgacccagccaccccaagaagaCCCCTTACGCGGAGGTTTTGGAGGATGTCACCgccttagacttggacctggagccaatgaatacggagcaggaccaacaggtaggtagagaggtaagtgagggcggggcgggcgcccttttgaTTCCCCATCATCCTCTGCTTCTTCCTTTACAGGGTTTGgtaagtcttccatcttgggtgacagggctccatttgctgtccccaagttgaagctgaagatttcgtggaaggcgaagggcttcaagtcctcgtcttcccgcaaAGCATCctcctttccccgtcgaaggctcaAAGGTCTCtgaacctgtggcctccgggagcaaaccaggaacctcgggcaaaggagcgagtaagagggcaccaaaaccaagccctcctcgccagcctgcctttgaccctgaggcgtttgctggGATCGTTGCTcaagaggttctcggcggaggttgaGGCCAAGCTTTCAAGATCACGGAAAGCTTCACAGCCACGATACTCTACTGGCTGGTATGGCTCGCTCGGTGGGGCCGATCCACAGTATGAGATCCCAGATACGGCTGACCTCCCTCCCTTCGAtgtagggaacccgtggcgttttgctcttcgtgccatttGGCACTTGACCATTGAAcgtctggaggagttggagttcttccctcccgatctcctgccccctacccaggcttcgttaggctgacggaggaagcctgggcacgctcagacaaggtccctaggagacagtgatctttccGAGGGACCAGGCGCAATCTACTCTCTTGCACACACTTTtcacggagtggcaggcagagaataccaaactgactcctttcaagggcaagtACACCATGTTTTCattgggtgataagttgcccactccctgccttaacaaagtcgctctggctacggctcggGCTTGCTTTGATGGCAATCCCTTGCCTCAgttgagggagacagactccacatccctggtattcccaggggtgaGGAGTTTTGGAAAGACGCCCATCCACTTTTACTGTGGGTAAATTGACGCTCACTGCGCGTCTTCACAatttagtgaacagcttcccaagctcCCGGAAGCTTTGCtaaaaggcggagtttgaggctcgGTCTCGGTTGGGCGGTCTTTGAACTCCCTCTGCTTGACAGAAGCGACTGCTGTCTCCTTTGCAGAGgagcccttcttccaggttctggctaaatccctgttagcagggtttcagtcagacctgtatgattTTATGGTGGCGAAGTTAGAGTGCCGAAagttcatttttgctgatgccaccattcgtcatgagcctaacaagctcatgaagagttctgtcCTGGGGGGCGAATCTCTTCCCAGATGACGAAGTAGCCAGTGTTCTGAGCGAAGCTACCAGAGCCAATCAAAGCCTTCGCTctcgttggggtatctccgcctaCAAGCGGAAAACCCCGGAATCTGGCAGCTCCCAGACCAAGTCTGGTAAACGTTTCAGGCGTCATAAAAGACCTCATCACCAGACGGTCGTCCAGGCTGTCCCGGTCTCGGCGgtggcccagccctccacctccaaggctcaaccccaacaatttgtgctggtccaaccagcccaatcccttgctgcaccctcgtacgtcTCCTCTCcggcgtacaaccctacctatgagggccgtggtttctttcacggccttaataggagcgcaagggggggaagaggtcgaGCCCCATACAGAGGCAAACCTGGCTCTGCCCCAaggggaaaacctggacgtggtagaggaagcaaacccgcttcctcccactgagaccagtcaggtaggtggtcgcctttactggttcagagaccagtggtccttcagtccttgggcacacagcattgtgtccaagggtctaggttggagctggatcaaggatccccctcccctgatcaggttttaccaacccccctccagAGCCCTACAGGACTATGTGAcggaactgctcaacaagcgagcaataaagaaagtaaggcacctcaaatttcaggGCAGAttgttcactgtcccaaagaaagattccggtcagcaaagagtgattctggatctgtcacgtctaaatctttatataaaatgcgacaagtttcgcatgcttacggtggctcaagtacggactctacttccgcgtggagccgtcaccacctctatcgatctttcagacgcttactatcacgtcctggttgcgcggaacttctctccttcctgggtttcagactcgggaagcaagcctactccttcagggtcatgcctttcggactcagtgtagcccccagaatttttacgaaactggcggaaacagtcgttcagcagctacggtcccggggaatctccctggcggcttacctggacgattggataatctgggctccgacagttcaggagtgccggaaggctacgaccatagtgatcaagttcctggagtcgttaggttttgagttgaacagggagaagtcccgcctgactccggaatccCGGTTCCAGTGGCTAGGTCTCCAATGGGACCTGACCTCGTACAGGCTGTCCCTCCCGCcgcccaagcggaaggagattgccACCGCTACCAGGAagtttttgaaggacaaagcagcatcccgccggtctcaagagagaattctcggctcccttcagttcgcctcagtgacagacctgctcttgaaagcgaaactaaaagatataaacagagtgtggcggagacgagccaatgtcaggctcagagacagggtctcttcaatcccgcaaatcttgaagacaaggctcggccatggtccacagccagtggcctgtcTGGTCGGTTCCActccaatttcctcctccggcgttggtaatccacacggacgcttcattaagcggttggggagggtactcaccaaagcAAAAAGTTCAAGAaacgtggtctacaatgttccaacagtttcatataaacaccttggaagctatggcagtgtttctaacgcTCAAGAAACAAACGCCCAGCcagccagattcacatcaggcttgtgttggacagcgccgtggtggttcattgcatcaacaggggcggctccaaatcaggtcacataaaccaggtgatggtagctatcttctccttggcgaacaagcacggctggcatctgtcagccacccacctagtgggggtgcggaacgtggtggcggactctctgtccaggactactccgttggagacggagtggtctctggacggggactCCTTCAATTGGattcgccgccgggttccgggcctccaggtggatctgttcgccacggagagcaatcacaagcttccctgttacgtggctcccaacctggatccccaggctttcgccacggatgcgatgtccatagattggaactgTTGGGAAaggatctacctgtttcctccaataaacatgttgttgaaagttctgcacaaactcaggtcattcaacggccaactagctctggtagctccctattCACTAAGAGCAACTGGTTTCATCTCTGCTCCAggaacccagactgacccaagtagtacaaacaaagactgtgtcagcttccttaactaattcagaatgccctggttttatggactttataaagtttgctgcaaagaagggagcaaacattgacccgtcAACACTGTTTCtggaatctgataagagagattctactctcagacagtatgactcagcagtcaaaaaattggcatcctttttaaaggcatctggagctcaaactatgacaaccaacctagcggttactttctttaggtcattgtttgaaaaaggccttgccccggccactattactacagctaaatcagccctaaaaaaggtatttttgtacggtttccaaatcgaccttacagattcatacttctcctccatccctagagcatgtgcccgtttgagacTTGTagcacgcccacattccgttatctggttcctcaacgatgttttgaaattagccactgacattgataattctctatgctcatatctggatctgttaaggaaaaccttgtttctgattagcttggctttaggtgccagaatttcagagctatcggccctcactagaggtgatgatcatgttgatttccttctgtctggagaagtcctcctttcccctgatcatacgttcctagcaaagaatgaagaccctcaggacaggtggtccccctggaaggtggtgcctcttcctcaggaccagtccttatgtccagtatataccttaaagtcttacctacaaaagagctccacagtttaagtcgggtcctctttttatcagggagaaaggtggtactctcgTTAAacgctataagacaacaaattctgtattttattaaacaagctaacccggattcagtccccaaggttcatgatatccgagcagtagctacctccactaattatttttataatatggattttactgaacttaccaagtatacaggatggaaatcacctctagtgtttaaacgccactatttaaaaatcactccaagctctgaaattttctacagtggctgtgggagtgtcatctccccaccttaattatccttatccctttcctttcccccccgcccacctgcctcatttatttcactgccagcctttctggatcaatcatgcctcactgccttgctcctcataatcgataCTGGTATTACTGATTATTGTTTGTCTTGTGGATTGgatttgatatgttgtggatttagattAAGTCAGAGGTTCCAAGcggttttattttgcttcatgtacctcattacctgtctttatatatatatctcattgtccTTAGGTTTAAGTTTATAATTACTGGTTATACTATTGGATTGTCCCCTTTATTCTACCCctaattgtactgtattttggtCATTCTACtttgttcctaggttaagtttacattttcattgtacCTTTATGATGTTGGGTGTGTTATTCCACCAGTGTTTACCTATAGTTAAGtccaattttcattgttgaggtatattaattaaatctatttctcCATAGCATGTGTTTCCTTCTGATCACCTTTTATATTtggttgtagctttgcagtcttggcatgattctctgacactatttcaccgggtgaccgggctgaactcagaaaagggattttgacaaaggaaaaatctatttctgaggga
Coding sequences:
- the LOC136831010 gene encoding nematocyst expressed protein 3-like, producing the protein MWHAIAAGSLVMPGGNPRYHYPYQQHCADDSLRQGAGNHLVSPGDPGDRHTSIPASSAAASRLHHDSTVPGRTLDDGDLHVPHVMVPAPTAPGFTGSQAVLASLPIPAIPVAPVAAPGFPGSWAFLAAPSATACLVAPVAAPGFPGSWAILAAPVAAPVDDVPAAWVAHSLATPAAPVMSAAPSWMGDFTAILKKMPKKSTKRSRKVLSSLSSSSSSSATSTPSSSKSRQSKKRRRSLTPLRNPILYVSPDCLPFQADEPQERGP